GTTGGTGTATCTCCATGTTTTTCAGGTTGCTATGGTTTCTGGTGCTGCCCTTGCCTTGCCTGCACAGTTTCAGAAAGATTTGGAGAGAACCGTTGTCTCCCATTATGTGACATATGCAGCCCTGCCATGTTAGCAGCCTTGGGGATACCGATGTGTGCGGCGCCTCCTGCAGGCCTGTCCTTAAGGGCTGCCATGCGAAATAGATATGGTATCAAGGTATGATGCTTTAAAGGTCATGAATGCTGGATTTCACATGAAAACTTTAATAAAATGGATGCATTGTcgaattaacaaaaaaaaatatctttggttCTCTACAGGGTTCTCTCTGTAAGGACATCTTAGTTTCCTGTTTCTGCGGGTGGTGCAACTGGTGTCAGATGCATCGTGAGTTAAGACATCGTGAAAAAACTCCCACTGTCGTCAATGTTACAAACGTGAACGTGCAGCAGCCTGCTCCAATGATGATGGCTCCTATAAACCCTCCTCCAATGATGATGGCTCCTGTATACCAATATCAGTGAAAACCAAAGATTGAGATGATGATGAATAACTTTCAGTTTCTTAATAATCATGACAATTACAGTCTAATAATTGTTGACTATCGCAAAGTttctgtttaacccttgtgttgtctttctgtcgaccatgcaactttctttttttgggtcaaaataaaaaaataaatttaactTCTTCGTCatcttttttgacaattttgttgCTTTCCCcaatgtttttgaagcttttcctgacgttttgtcacttttttcgacgtttttgtcactatacccaatgtttttttaagctttcaacgttcatatataattttttctcttcaaatgcaatacaattgaataaaacacccaaattcaatgaaagtagtaaactgatcatttattttacttgtgaagagttatagttgtatggaaccatccatgttatttctttttgacaatttggttgaaagaaactgacatttctgataaagaaactttttgaaaatgggtcaaatttgacccgaggacaacaggaaggttaaaaaaaaaaatctaatttactgtatatatccTAAACCTCTCTTATTTTGTTTCTCTGAAGTTCATTCCAAGTCAGATTCACCAAAGTCTCTTAAGTGCACAAACCTGAAGTAAATTGATCAGTTCATCATGAATGTCACCTGTTGTTTGTGAGATTATATCATAAGCATAATTGACCGTTTAAGGCTACCTGATACTGTTGCAGTATGTTTGTGGGCAAGTTTCATTCACAAAAACGAATTTCACTCTGCTGAGCTTCAAGTCCTCTTGTCATAAATCACCAGACAAAAACTTTAGCAGTCAGTAATCATATTAGAGCATCAAAAACTAttagaaaatattaataatacaatGAGGTTTCATCATAAGAGTCACAGACATAAAGAGTAAATGGTCTGACATGAAGTCCTATGCTACAAACTATCTTTATAAAGCAAAGCAGTCCATGACTAATATGTGAGGTGGTCAAGAGGATGTGACAACTCCCCCTGTGGATGAAGTCTAACTATCTGTTGAGAATTTTGTTCGTATCTACGAGAAAATTGGTAAATGCCACAAAATCCCTCGTACGACCCACTTAATAACAAATCTGTTCCTCTGAGTGTTTTTATCACTATGTATAGTGTTATCTAACATTGCTAGTTTGCAGTTGGCTGTAGTCTTTGCTGGGTCTTCAAATGCAACTTTTTGGCCGAGACACAGGAAAGAGTCTTCTATGTTCATGAGGCGACACAACAGTTGGCCTTCATCGCCACTAATTATTTGATATCAGTTTGATTTGTTTATACCTATTaaatgttttgttctgtttaattACTGTTTGGTAATTTTGTTTGTCATTTAATTGTCTAATTAAACACTTTAATAAAGTTGATTAACGCTGTTTTCAATCTGCAGGTTATTtgtacagacaaacagacacatacacacaaacaatccaCATTTAGAGATCTTattggttttattttattttgatatttagAAGCAGAAATATATGACAATGGAGATCATTCATATCATTTGTCTTTAAATCACTGGTTGCTTGCTTAACAAGGAAACACCAAGAGCTGACAGCaggaaaatattattttaaagtAATTTGCATGGTTCTTAATAAGATAGGGGCCTTATAAGACAAAAAGGATGTGCAGGTTAAAATGTCAATTACAGAAAAATGATAAACACCTGTCAGCTAATCGAAATCTAAGAATTATTGGtgacataaataaaaaagaaatcacacttTTGCACTCAAAAAAAtcctagtatagtatttcataaaaaatcctgaagaaaagtcatagtataagaaAGTCATAAAGTCTTAAAAGGTCATAATAATAAGtctatttgatatagcaccttttacagacagtcaaaaagtgcttcacatgatatATTTGTTATAGTATACCTTAAAAAATTCATGGTatggtatgtcataaaaatgtcaagaaaacttaaaaaaaaactttatctCAATGGATGTACCTTTTATGCTGCAACACTTTTAAAAGCGACATCTCTGGGTTTACTTGGTAGAATGTCTCCTTCTCCTCATCTTCAAAGTACAGCTAGAACATGGAGAAGGGTCAAATGAGGTTATTGAATTACAAATGTATTATCATTTGATCTGATTCACgctacatttttataaaactgGCCTTTTTGGTAATAAAATATACCTCTCGTCTGACTGCTGTACTCTTGATTAATTATATTCATCAGAAAACAGTCAGACTTCTTCTCCAGATATGACCGCCAGGTGATCCATGAAACTGAACAAAAATAAACCCATATCGCAGCTGGGATTCTGATTAAAGAACTCCTGACGTATTTTGACATATGAAGTATCCCACAGAAATACAACGCATCAAGACAAATTTGGGACCAAACGATACCTCTGTTAGTGCCTCctgctgtcctgtctctaaGGGCTGCCATGCGAAACAGATATGGTATCAAGGTATGATGCATGTAAAGCTGATGGATACTGGATGTCACACACATGAAAGTGAATCAATGTTGcaaatattgtttttctttggTTCTCTGCAGGGTTCTATCTGTAAAGACATTGCAGCTGCCTGTTTCTGCGAGATTCCTGGATACCCGCCCCAAGCTGGTTTTGTGAACCAACCAGGAGTCTTTGTGATGTCATCCTGAGCTCTGTGGCttcttgtttgtgttgttgtctgCTGAAGGAAATATTATGCAGCTCAGATCCTGctagtgtttgttttgttacacagacacagacaaatgaCAAAATGTAAGTGTATGTTTATGAGTGAAAACCAAAGTAGAAATCACAGTGATTTGTGTCCCCTTGCCATCAGAGTATGCCGAATCAGTTTCAGTCTATTAATAATTCTGACAACTATTGTTCCAAAGTCCATGGGAAAATCCCttaattttagtttttgtttatttacagCCACCATGGGCATCCAGTTAAGGATGAAGGAGACAATTGTAGTCCtttaaaatctttatttatgattaaagaaataataaagtTGTATTAGGATAGGAACTACAGTACTACTCAGCAACATCACAGTGCAGTTTATCCTAAAGCCCAACAGAGGGCACTAATATTATATGAACATAAATTAAGTTATCCATCCATTGCAATCGTCCTCTTTGGTCAAATAAAACACTTTGACAACTTATGCAATGCAATAAATAACTTCTACTAAAGATTTTGGCactaaaatagacaaaaaaatcattaaaaagccacacaaatacatacatacacatattctATGTGATGGCCATGTGGTTTTAATAAGCATAATAAACAGCTAGCATCTTATCTATGTACATTAAGAGATTTTTACAGTGCAATCTAAAAATGAAGTATATACAGTttctacataaataaatataaaagctACAGTAACTACTTTGATTGAGTCGCACACTGCACAAAAGCAGCAACTCGAAGGAACTGTCATGAATCCAGCATCTTGAGCCTGTTTTGccagttttgtttttgctctaaCCTGAAATTCGTTTTTCCTGAGttttcctgaacacatcccgGCTGATTCTCCAACCACTTACACCTGCTGCTATCTGCACACCCGGTCCTGATTACCATTCCCTGCACTATATAAACCGTGACCAGACGtccattccctgccggatcgttagcGTAACCAGTATGTTTAGCTCTCGTGTCAAGCGTCTAGTTTTGGAAATTCTTTTgctatttttgtctctttaccTGTCGCTAATTTGCCACCTGTTCCTCTGTCTAAAGTTACTCATCTGGATTGTCACTCTCACCTGCCTGGCTTACTACTTCACTGCAGCTCAtttggatcagcacaaaaacCTCCAGCCTTCCAGCCTCACTCCCTGCCGACCAAACTGGACCTAATCGTTTCCACGTTCAATTtccaaataaatactcaccttgtATTTTCTACTtaccttgtcctggtctgcttttgggttcctgCGCTAGACAAATCGTGACAGAACACCACACTACACACAGAACAAGAACACTGAACATCCCTCTAAGGTGATGGGTTTTAGGTAGGtcagacagaaacacaatgtGCCAATCAGAGAACATacctactgtacatacagttgCTCAGGTTTTTCTAATTACAGTGACACTTGATCATACAGTTCCAAATATAGATACCGGATCAAAACTTCCATTTATGTTAAAAATACTTGTTGAATATCGGCTCAAACTATTTTAATTTTAGTCTCAAGTTTCCCTGTTTataaaagaagagaaaataaTTCCTAATTTTTTATTCTTATCCTAAACCTTGTTAATTTTTTTCAAGTCGGATTCACCAAACTCTCTTAATTGCGTGAAAATCACTCGTTTCAGCCTGATGAATGCCACCTCTTCATGATGAAGTGCTCCATCATGAGATTAGCCTACATCATAGTGCCTCTAAAATGTCTATATACTGTAAGCCTACCTGTTActgttctgtctgtttgtgGGCAAGTTCTATTCACAAAAATGTTACCAAAGAATAATagataaataacaataaatagaAGAATTTCACACTGCAGAGATTTCTTAAAGATGAAAGAAAGCTTGTCCACCAAGAAGTTTACAAAACCAAGAGCACAAACAATCATTTAGGCATTTGTATAAAGTCACTATATAAAGTCACTTAAAGTTGTGGCAGGcaagttgttttggtgttgttgggcaaaaatgtcagaataatctttcagcatattgtaattcaagtgttctgagagaaaactagacttctgcatctcctcttggctctgttttagGCTCTAGAAAATCTATCTTGTGAcaccaatcacaggtcatttcagagagagagagaaagagagagagagagagagagagagagagagagagagagcattcctattgtctgttgtctgtgagAGCTTTAAATTGTGACCTTACTGTATAATATACACAGTCTTATAAATGCTAATTTCTGACCGATTGTTAGAAATTGTTCTAATTTTTTATCTTGTAATGTGTCATGGTTGAAATAAGAAAATGATAATTAAATTCTTATTCTTTACGTTTTTgtgaaagcttttttttaaacagacactACAAAGTCCAAAGTAATGCATTTTCATATGCAAATCTAATAATGTTAGTGAGTTACACATTACTGCACAACACTAGTATCACTCTTCTATCAGTCTTCTATCAACAAGAGGACCCAAGATATTTATGAAGAGGCTCATGTTGCtactgttttgtgtttataaggCCTCAACTGTCATTAAATGTCAGAAACTCTTCTCGCCTGATGGATGTTTTTATCCTGTTGACTTTTTCGGTCAAGTTCTTGTCAATCCTGGGAAAACACCCT
This sequence is a window from Sander lucioperca isolate FBNREF2018 chromosome 11, SLUC_FBN_1.2, whole genome shotgun sequence. Protein-coding genes within it:
- the LOC116039084 gene encoding vegetative cell wall protein gp1-like isoform X2 → MLAALGIPMCAAPPAGLSLRAAMRNRYGIKGSLCKDILVSCFCGWCNWCQMHRELRHREKTPTVVNVTNVNVQQPAPMMMAPINPPPMMMAPVYPAPMMMAPINPAPMMMAPEFPAPMGPEHPAQMMMGPEHPAQMMMGPEQPAQMMMGPEQPAQMMMGPEQPAQMMPPAYKLVETKD